A part of Maridesulfovibrio hydrothermalis AM13 = DSM 14728 genomic DNA contains:
- the dsrP gene encoding sulfate reduction electron transfer complex DsrMKJOP subunit DsrP, with the protein MLEKALKGGPKYWSWIAFLLLIIGAGFTVYLNQLQDGLTITGLSRDVSWGFYIAQFTYLVGLAASGVMIVLPYYFHHYKKFKGMVIMGEFMAIAAVVMCLGFIIVDIGQPQRMLNIIFHPTPNSVLFWDMIVLNGYLFLNVVIGWTCLECERQRIETPKWVKPLVYTSIVWAFSIHTVTAFLYAGLPGRHYWLTAILAARFLASAFCSGPAILLLVVFLVRKITKYDPGKAAIGTLTTIITYAMCVNVFFFMLEVFTAFYSNMPGHIHPLAYLFAGSHGHHELVPWMWTAATFAILSLALLIPPKLRYNQKLLPWTLAILVIATWIDKGLGLLIGGQTPNPFNEITVYWPTGKELMISMMVYALGALTLTILYKIATDVKRELGELTTPD; encoded by the coding sequence ATGCTCGAAAAAGCTCTAAAAGGCGGCCCGAAATACTGGAGCTGGATTGCATTCCTGCTTCTGATTATCGGTGCAGGCTTCACAGTATACCTGAACCAGTTGCAGGACGGCTTGACCATCACCGGTCTCAGCCGCGATGTTTCCTGGGGCTTTTACATTGCCCAGTTCACTTACCTTGTCGGTCTTGCCGCTTCCGGCGTTATGATCGTACTGCCTTACTACTTCCATCATTATAAGAAGTTCAAAGGCATGGTAATTATGGGTGAATTCATGGCTATCGCTGCTGTTGTCATGTGTCTCGGTTTCATCATCGTTGACATCGGGCAGCCCCAGCGCATGCTGAACATTATCTTCCATCCGACACCTAACTCTGTCCTTTTCTGGGATATGATTGTTCTGAACGGTTACCTGTTCCTGAACGTTGTCATCGGTTGGACATGCCTTGAGTGCGAACGTCAGCGCATAGAAACACCTAAATGGGTTAAACCTCTGGTTTACACTTCCATTGTTTGGGCGTTCTCTATTCATACCGTTACTGCATTCCTGTACGCAGGCCTTCCCGGTCGTCATTACTGGCTCACTGCCATTCTGGCTGCCCGCTTTCTGGCTTCTGCGTTCTGTTCCGGACCTGCAATCCTGCTGCTGGTTGTGTTTCTTGTTCGCAAGATCACCAAATACGATCCAGGCAAAGCCGCAATCGGAACACTCACAACTATTATCACATACGCAATGTGCGTGAACGTATTCTTCTTCATGCTTGAAGTGTTCACCGCATTCTACTCCAATATGCCGGGACATATTCATCCTCTGGCGTACCTCTTCGCTGGCAGCCACGGCCACCACGAACTGGTCCCCTGGATGTGGACTGCAGCAACCTTTGCTATTCTCAGCCTTGCGTTGCTAATCCCGCCAAAACTGCGTTACAATCAGAAACTGCTGCCCTGGACACTTGCCATCCTCGTTATTGCTACCTGGATCGACAAGGGCCTCGGCCTGCTGATCGGTGGTCAGACACCGAACCCCTTCAATGAAATCACAGTTTACTGGCCTACCGGCAAAGAACTGATGATCTCCATGATGGTTTACGCACTCGGCGCACTGACTCTGACAATCCTTTATAAGATTGCAACAGACGTTAAGCGCGAACTCGGCGAACTGACCACCCCTGATTAA
- the dsrO gene encoding sulfate reduction electron transfer complex DsrMKJOP subunit DsrO codes for MKQSRRNFLKFAGLSAAGLCLAPTAAALASGGGGGKAHAVVNDNSLHAKRWAMVIDTRKLNTEEAIEALAESCHQIHNVPTIDSKQNVKWMWSGTYGETFPEQENNFPSEAQEKNRFPLLCNHCESPSCVRVCPTKATFKRPDNIVAMDYHRCIGCRYCMAACPFGARSFNFMDPRPHLDMDNINKKFPTRMRGVVEKCNFCVERLAVGELPSCVEKSAGAIVFGDLQDPDSNVRKALRENFTIRRKPGAGTEPGVYYII; via the coding sequence ATGAAACAGAGTAGAAGAAACTTCCTTAAGTTTGCAGGACTCTCTGCAGCAGGACTTTGCCTCGCCCCCACAGCAGCCGCTCTGGCTTCTGGCGGTGGAGGCGGTAAAGCCCACGCAGTGGTAAATGACAACAGCCTACATGCTAAACGCTGGGCTATGGTCATTGATACCCGCAAGCTTAATACCGAAGAAGCTATTGAAGCTCTGGCTGAGTCCTGTCATCAGATCCACAACGTGCCCACTATCGATTCTAAACAGAATGTCAAGTGGATGTGGTCCGGAACATATGGTGAAACTTTTCCTGAACAGGAAAACAATTTCCCATCTGAAGCTCAGGAGAAAAACAGATTCCCCCTGCTCTGCAACCACTGTGAATCTCCCTCCTGCGTACGCGTTTGCCCCACGAAGGCTACTTTCAAGCGTCCTGACAACATTGTGGCTATGGACTACCATCGCTGCATCGGTTGTCGTTACTGCATGGCAGCATGTCCTTTCGGTGCACGTAGCTTCAACTTCATGGACCCCAGACCTCACCTGGATATGGACAACATCAATAAGAAGTTCCCCACCCGCATGCGCGGAGTTGTTGAAAAATGCAACTTCTGTGTCGAGCGTCTGGCTGTAGGCGAATTGCCTTCATGTGTAGAAAAATCCGCTGGCGCTATCGTCTTCGGCGATCTGCAGGACCCTGATTCCAATGTCAGAAAGGCCCTCAGAGAGAACTTCACCATCCGTAGGAAACCTGGCGCAGGCACTGAGCCGGGCGTTTACTACATCATCTAG
- the dsrJ gene encoding sulfate reduction electron transfer complex DsrMKJOP subunit DsrJ — MHYGGKIITGLVIFLGLVSMPFWFNIGGSFEEPKLELPKNAKICIAPTQDMRANHMKLLDEWRDMALREGKRTYISAQGDKYTISLQNTCMKCHTSKEQFCDKCHVAASVTPYCWDCHVPPKEAK, encoded by the coding sequence ATGCATTACGGTGGAAAAATCATAACTGGCCTGGTCATCTTCCTCGGCCTTGTCTCCATGCCTTTCTGGTTCAACATCGGCGGAAGCTTTGAAGAGCCTAAGCTGGAATTGCCCAAGAATGCTAAAATATGTATTGCGCCGACTCAGGATATGCGCGCAAATCACATGAAGCTTCTTGATGAATGGAGAGATATGGCCCTGCGCGAAGGTAAAAGAACCTACATCAGTGCTCAAGGCGACAAGTACACTATCAGTTTGCAGAACACTTGTATGAAATGCCATACAAGCAAAGAGCAATTCTGTGACAAATGTCACGTTGCTGCTAGTGTTACTCCCTATTGCTGGGATTGCCACGTACCTCCCAAGGAGGCAAAATAA